In Niallia sp. FSL W8-0635, one genomic interval encodes:
- a CDS encoding NAD(P)/FAD-dependent oxidoreductase, whose protein sequence is MSKHIVILGAGYGGLLAALNVRKFYSKAEATVTVINKYPTHQIITELHRLAAGNVSEKAVAMPLEKLFKGKDIDLKIASVDSFNVDNKEVVLGDGSKLTYDALVVALGSVTAYFGIPGLEENSMVLKSAEDANRIYNHVEERIREYAKSRKQEDATILIGGGGLTGVELVGELADILPGLTRKYGVDFRDIKLLLVEAGPKILPVLPEDLIDRATKSLEKRGVTFLTGLPVTNVSGNVIDLKDGQQIVANTFVWTGGVQGNPLVGVSGLEVNRGRATVNEFLQSTSHPDVFVAGDSAVYFPADGDGRPAPPTAQIAWQMGELIGYNLYAYLEDKALDTFDPINSGTLASLGRKDGVAIVGGSSTPLRGLPASLMKEASNIRYLSHIKGLFSLAY, encoded by the coding sequence ATGTCAAAACATATCGTTATTTTAGGTGCTGGATACGGTGGCCTTTTAGCAGCTTTAAATGTTCGTAAATTTTACAGTAAAGCAGAAGCTACAGTTACCGTTATTAACAAATACCCAACACATCAAATTATTACGGAATTGCACCGTTTAGCAGCAGGTAATGTTTCTGAAAAAGCTGTTGCAATGCCGTTAGAGAAATTATTCAAAGGGAAAGATATCGATTTGAAAATTGCTTCAGTTGATTCTTTCAATGTAGATAATAAAGAAGTTGTTTTAGGCGATGGATCTAAATTAACTTATGATGCATTAGTAGTAGCTTTAGGAAGTGTAACTGCATACTTTGGTATCCCAGGTCTTGAAGAGAACAGCATGGTTCTTAAATCTGCAGAGGATGCAAACCGAATTTATAATCATGTTGAAGAGCGTATTCGTGAATATGCAAAATCAAGAAAGCAAGAAGATGCTACGATTTTAATCGGTGGTGGCGGACTAACAGGTGTAGAACTTGTTGGTGAGCTTGCTGATATCTTACCAGGATTAACAAGAAAATATGGTGTTGATTTCAGAGATATTAAATTACTATTAGTAGAAGCAGGTCCAAAAATTCTTCCAGTACTACCAGAAGACTTAATCGACCGTGCTACAAAAAGCTTGGAAAAGCGTGGCGTGACATTCTTAACAGGACTTCCTGTAACAAATGTTTCTGGCAATGTTATTGATCTAAAAGATGGTCAACAAATTGTAGCTAATACATTTGTATGGACTGGTGGAGTACAAGGGAATCCATTAGTTGGTGTTTCTGGACTAGAAGTGAACCGTGGCCGTGCAACAGTTAATGAATTCCTACAATCTACATCACACCCTGATGTATTCGTAGCTGGAGATAGTGCTGTATACTTCCCTGCTGATGGAGATGGTCGTCCAGCACCACCAACAGCGCAAATTGCTTGGCAAATGGGAGAATTAATCGGATATAACCTATATGCTTACCTTGAGGATAAAGCATTAGATACTTTTGATCCAATTAACTCTGGTACACTTGCAAGTCTTGGTAGAAAAGACGGAGTAGCAATCGTTGGCGGAAGCTCTACTCCATTAAGAGGATTACCAGCTTCGTTAATGAAAGAAGCAAGTAATATTCGTTACTTATCACATATCAAAGGTCTATTCAGCTTAGCTTATTAA
- a CDS encoding ATP-binding protein, translating to MIRFDNYLFVLLLNVVPIFIYYYYFHKMKIKNVTLFTFIYCSAILILSMTFPLEIAPGHIYDLRTIPWLVAFFYGGFPAGLLTTVVMGIYRYMIGFNEGLVVMMIIVLLSVPILYFAIKKYKQAQSLIKRILIACITSLFPISIDLIATSFFTNKITLTFIVYLYLSHIVTLIISIYLIESLSYQERKKEQKQQTERIRLIGEMAASVAHEIRNPLTVVKGYTHLLKESSNITGKQQEMLSLMGSELVRAEKIINDYLSLARTNEGMKEQIDVANLLKKVEELMSPYALLNNVKIFNKVQTPCIIHAGQDEILQLFINMIKNAIEAIEDKGEVVISEQMTESYIKINITDNGKGMSEEELNRLGTPFYSTKTQGTGIGTTVCFNIVHHLNGKIKIKSKVNKGTTFSVYLPIVSK from the coding sequence ATGATTAGATTTGACAATTACTTATTTGTTTTATTATTAAATGTAGTTCCAATTTTTATTTATTATTATTATTTCCATAAAATGAAAATTAAAAATGTAACACTATTTACCTTTATCTATTGTTCAGCCATATTAATTTTATCTATGACATTTCCTTTAGAAATAGCTCCTGGTCATATTTATGATTTAAGAACAATTCCTTGGTTAGTCGCTTTTTTCTATGGAGGGTTTCCAGCAGGATTATTGACAACTGTTGTGATGGGAATATACAGATATATGATTGGGTTTAATGAAGGACTAGTAGTGATGATGATTATCGTACTATTATCCGTACCCATTTTGTACTTCGCAATCAAAAAATACAAGCAGGCCCAATCTTTAATAAAAAGAATACTGATTGCTTGTATCACATCATTATTTCCTATAAGCATTGATTTAATTGCTACTTCTTTTTTCACAAATAAAATAACCTTAACATTTATTGTTTATTTATACTTGTCTCATATTGTTACTTTAATTATTTCTATTTATCTTATAGAGTCACTCTCTTATCAAGAAAGGAAGAAAGAGCAAAAACAGCAGACAGAAAGAATTAGATTAATTGGTGAAATGGCAGCTTCTGTTGCACATGAAATAAGAAACCCTTTAACTGTTGTTAAAGGATACACTCATTTATTAAAGGAATCTTCCAATATTACAGGAAAACAACAAGAGATGCTTTCGCTTATGGGATCAGAATTGGTGAGGGCAGAAAAAATAATTAATGATTATTTATCACTTGCTCGTACAAATGAAGGCATGAAAGAACAGATAGATGTAGCCAATCTTCTCAAAAAAGTAGAAGAGCTTATGAGTCCATATGCTCTTCTAAATAACGTGAAAATATTTAATAAAGTTCAAACACCATGTATAATTCATGCTGGGCAAGATGAAATTCTACAATTATTTATAAATATGATCAAAAATGCTATTGAAGCAATAGAGGACAAGGGTGAAGTCGTTATTTCCGAACAAATGACAGAGTCTTATATAAAGATAAATATTACGGATAATGGAAAAGGAATGTCCGAAGAGGAACTAAACAGACTAGGAACTCCTTTTTATTCTACCAAAACACAAGGTACGGGAATTGGGACCACTGTATGCTTTAATATTGTTCATCACCTAAACGGCAAAATTAAGATTAAAAGTAAAGTGAATAAAGGAACAACTTTTTCTGTATATTTGCCGATTGTTAGTAAATAA
- a CDS encoding amino acid permease, with product MTNKQENSNSSKSENLKWWQLSLIGVGCTIGTGYFLGSSLGIKETGPSIVFTFILAAIGTYIVFNQLAKMTAEDPQEGSFCYYANKAFGPWAGFSCGWNYWFSNILIMGSQLTALSLLSQFWFPKVPLWVFACIYAVLSLFVVFLGTKGFDRVENYLAIIKTAAILMFIGLAAAAVFGWIHGGNGDISIPRSMNEIFPKGYKGFWISLLFAFYAYGGIEVIGLMAMQLKDKKDAPKAGTNMLIILVIIYVLSLGLASILAPLDQFSEKESPFVTALSDYHLNFFPHVFNGAIIIAGFSTMTASLFGVTSLLVTLAKDGDAPKIFTKKLKKFNQLPLPSFILGGIGLFASVIAALLLPGKIFEYITTAAGILLLYNWAFILFSSFKVLKGKLWDKIKSSFGILLIVSAVAGTIIEKQVRIGFFVSLAFVVIIAAATFFMRHKLGKNKAGCAE from the coding sequence ATGACAAATAAACAGGAAAATTCTAATTCATCAAAATCTGAAAATCTAAAATGGTGGCAGCTATCTTTAATTGGTGTGGGCTGTACGATAGGAACTGGCTATTTTCTAGGGTCTAGCCTCGGGATTAAAGAAACAGGTCCTTCCATAGTTTTCACCTTTATTTTAGCTGCAATTGGAACGTATATTGTTTTTAACCAATTAGCGAAGATGACCGCTGAAGATCCACAGGAAGGATCATTCTGCTACTATGCAAACAAAGCTTTCGGTCCTTGGGCCGGCTTTAGTTGTGGATGGAATTATTGGTTCTCTAATATTCTAATCATGGGGAGCCAATTGACAGCACTTTCCCTTTTATCTCAATTTTGGTTTCCTAAAGTCCCATTATGGGTATTCGCCTGTATTTATGCTGTTCTTTCCTTATTTGTCGTCTTTCTAGGGACAAAGGGCTTTGATCGTGTTGAGAATTATTTAGCTATTATTAAAACAGCAGCGATTCTTATGTTTATTGGCTTAGCAGCAGCGGCTGTTTTTGGTTGGATACATGGAGGAAACGGTGATATATCTATCCCGCGTTCCATGAATGAAATATTTCCAAAAGGATATAAAGGTTTCTGGATTTCTTTATTATTTGCCTTTTACGCATACGGAGGAATAGAAGTAATCGGGTTAATGGCCATGCAGCTGAAAGATAAAAAAGACGCGCCAAAAGCTGGGACAAATATGCTCATAATTCTCGTGATAATCTACGTTCTTTCTCTAGGGCTGGCGTCGATTTTAGCGCCACTCGATCAGTTTTCCGAAAAAGAAAGTCCGTTTGTAACTGCCTTATCCGATTATCACTTAAACTTTTTCCCCCATGTTTTTAATGGAGCTATTATCATTGCTGGATTTTCCACTATGACAGCTTCATTATTTGGAGTGACTAGCTTGTTAGTTACATTAGCAAAAGATGGGGATGCACCAAAAATCTTCACAAAAAAATTAAAGAAATTCAATCAGCTGCCTCTTCCGTCCTTTATTCTCGGAGGAATTGGGCTCTTTGCTTCTGTTATAGCCGCCCTTTTATTACCAGGAAAAATATTCGAGTATATTACAACGGCAGCTGGGATTCTTTTATTATATAACTGGGCTTTCATCCTGTTTTCTTCCTTTAAAGTGCTGAAAGGAAAACTGTGGGATAAAATAAAATCTTCTTTTGGTATTTTACTTATTGTCTCTGCTGTTGCAGGAACTATCATCGAGAAGCAAGTTCGAATCGGCTTCTTTGTTAGCTTAGCATTTGTTGTGATTATTGCGGCAGCAACATTTTTCATGCGACATAAATTAGGGAAAAACAAAGCGGGCTGTGCAGAATAA
- a CDS encoding Ger(x)C family spore germination protein gives MRRCLLSMSILSIFLLTGCWDHSELNQSAIVTGIAVDKGEECKYKLSIESTSAIELNPRTAQGLAPAIVYSIEGDTLGEIIHKFNIAISTHLVFSHTRLLVIGEEIAREGILSFMDYFDRDREIRDDFNIVVARDSDAVDFLRVINDYQKVSSLKIFPQFDHMLDEWGGTPGIKLNDFIRTYSSQGKVPVLAAMKISGDKEMGGSMDNITTTVPAAIAKIDSLAIFKYGKLQGYLNLHETRILLWIQNKLEKTSLTIPYEDQKFFGLRVIHSQTKVKARQVNGRPQIDIFVRAESTLDGSDKAIKVAKINAFEDFEERTNSYLEKEFNGLIEKMQKEYVADIFGLGEIFRDQDYKHFKQYEENWDIGFKDAKINTHVNIEIKRSGFRNNSYNVN, from the coding sequence ATGAGACGCTGTTTATTAAGTATGTCCATTTTATCAATCTTTTTGTTAACTGGTTGTTGGGATCATTCGGAATTAAATCAAAGTGCTATTGTAACAGGGATTGCAGTAGATAAAGGGGAAGAGTGTAAATATAAACTTTCTATAGAGAGTACTTCTGCAATAGAGTTAAACCCTAGAACTGCTCAAGGGTTGGCCCCTGCAATCGTTTACTCGATAGAAGGGGATACACTTGGAGAGATTATCCATAAGTTTAACATTGCCATATCTACGCATTTAGTTTTTTCCCACACGAGATTACTTGTAATTGGGGAAGAAATTGCGCGAGAGGGTATTCTTAGCTTTATGGATTATTTCGATAGGGATAGAGAGATAAGAGATGATTTTAATATAGTTGTTGCTAGAGATTCAGATGCGGTTGATTTCTTACGTGTAATTAATGACTATCAAAAAGTCTCTTCTTTGAAAATATTTCCGCAGTTTGATCATATGCTGGATGAATGGGGAGGGACTCCTGGAATTAAATTAAATGACTTTATTCGTACCTATTCATCACAAGGTAAAGTTCCAGTATTAGCTGCTATGAAAATTTCTGGAGATAAAGAAATGGGCGGCAGTATGGATAATATAACAACGACGGTTCCAGCAGCAATCGCCAAAATTGATTCTTTGGCAATATTTAAATATGGAAAGCTTCAAGGGTATCTTAATTTACATGAGACAAGAATATTATTGTGGATCCAAAATAAATTGGAAAAAACTTCTCTGACTATTCCCTATGAAGATCAAAAGTTTTTTGGATTGCGTGTTATTCATTCGCAGACAAAAGTGAAAGCTAGGCAAGTTAACGGAAGACCGCAAATAGATATATTCGTACGTGCTGAATCCACTTTAGACGGGTCAGATAAAGCAATAAAAGTCGCAAAGATAAATGCATTTGAAGATTTTGAAGAAAGAACCAACAGCTATTTAGAAAAGGAGTTTAATGGGTTAATTGAAAAAATGCAGAAAGAATATGTCGCTGATATATTTGGATTAGGAGAAATATTTCGAGACCAGGATTACAAGCATTTTAAACAATATGAAGAAAATTGGGATATTGGTTTTAAAGATGCAAAGATAAATACGCATGTTAATATTGAAATAAAAAGAAGTGGCTTTAGAAACAATAGCTATAATGTAAACTGA
- a CDS encoding nitroreductase family protein → MNITEVITGRRTIKKFTQREIDNTKIVEWLQHAKFAPNHKMTEPWEILFIGEKTRAELKHKTNFGGASKVLAILSHKGRNQIERDENLSAVSCFIQNFMLQAWDEGVGTFWSSVGASTLGRSTLGVSDEYEVVGVLAIGYPEEIMAPKERASIEDKITYLD, encoded by the coding sequence ATGAATATAACAGAGGTAATCACAGGAAGAAGAACGATAAAAAAATTTACACAGAGGGAAATAGACAATACCAAAATTGTGGAGTGGCTACAACATGCTAAATTTGCACCAAATCATAAGATGACTGAACCTTGGGAGATTCTTTTTATTGGAGAAAAGACTCGAGCAGAATTAAAGCATAAAACAAATTTTGGCGGGGCATCAAAGGTGTTAGCGATTTTATCACATAAAGGAAGAAATCAAATCGAACGAGATGAAAACTTATCGGCTGTTTCCTGCTTTATTCAAAACTTTATGTTACAGGCATGGGATGAAGGAGTTGGAACATTTTGGAGCTCTGTAGGTGCTTCTACTTTAGGAAGAAGCACTTTAGGAGTAAGTGATGAGTATGAAGTCGTTGGAGTGCTCGCAATTGGTTATCCAGAAGAAATAATGGCACCGAAAGAACGAGCTTCCATTGAGGATAAAATTACCTATTTAGATTAA
- a CDS encoding APC family permease — protein MVNKSTVKRMIIGKPLKTNALGEQKLNKLKALAILSSDALSSVAYGTEQILLVLSAVGFLAYWYSIPIAIGVLVLLTALMLSYRQIIYAYPQGGGAYVVSKNNLGENAGLVAGGSLLVDYILTVAVSVTAGTDAIISAFPSLYPYNVLIAIMMVILITILNLRGVTESASVLAYPVYLFVLTLLILIGVGIWKVLNGEVPAELHAPMGTTVPGLSIFLLLKAFSSGCSALTGVEAISNAVPNFKEPSAKNAVKTLTMMGLFLAVLFSGITFLAYWYGVAPNGEETVISQIATEVFGKNAMYYITQVTTAIILILAANTGYAAFPLLAVNLATDKYMPRIFTVRGDRLSYSNGIVILGIASILLIVFFGGHTEKLIPLYAVGVFIPFTLSQTGMSRKWLKEKPAGWRGKLAINLIGAIITFTVLLILFTTKFLQVWPVLIFLPFVVFVFHKINKHYQNVAEQLRIPEKHSIVKMEGNIVILPVAGITKVVENSLAYAETVGDVVIAVYVAFDRESERRMEEKWKGFRPDIRLVTIHSHYRSLIRPLARFIDTIEEKAAEQKHNVTVIIPQFITKKNWHNILHNQSSLLIKAHLLYKRNVIVTTVPYHLRK, from the coding sequence ATGGTGAACAAATCGACCGTAAAAAGAATGATAATTGGGAAACCGTTAAAAACAAATGCTTTAGGGGAACAGAAATTAAATAAATTAAAGGCTTTAGCTATTCTTTCATCCGATGCGCTTTCATCAGTAGCATACGGCACAGAACAAATTTTACTTGTATTATCAGCAGTAGGATTTTTAGCATATTGGTATTCCATTCCTATCGCAATTGGTGTCCTTGTATTATTAACAGCTTTAATGCTGTCTTATCGTCAAATTATTTATGCATATCCACAAGGTGGAGGTGCCTATGTAGTCTCCAAAAATAATTTAGGAGAGAATGCTGGCCTTGTTGCTGGAGGCTCACTTTTAGTAGATTATATCTTAACGGTTGCAGTTAGTGTTACTGCTGGGACAGATGCAATAATTTCTGCCTTTCCGAGTTTGTATCCGTATAACGTTCTAATTGCCATCATGATGGTCATTCTAATTACAATCTTAAATTTAAGAGGGGTAACGGAGTCTGCTTCTGTTTTAGCTTATCCAGTTTATTTATTTGTTTTAACCTTATTAATTTTAATTGGTGTAGGTATATGGAAAGTTTTAAACGGAGAAGTTCCTGCAGAGCTTCATGCACCAATGGGGACAACTGTACCAGGTCTTAGTATCTTTCTTTTGTTAAAGGCCTTTTCATCTGGATGTTCTGCTTTAACAGGTGTGGAGGCAATTTCGAATGCTGTGCCAAATTTCAAAGAACCATCTGCTAAAAATGCAGTAAAAACATTAACGATGATGGGATTATTTTTAGCAGTATTATTTTCAGGGATTACTTTTCTTGCCTATTGGTATGGGGTTGCTCCAAATGGAGAGGAAACGGTAATTTCTCAAATAGCCACAGAAGTATTTGGGAAAAATGCTATGTATTATATTACTCAAGTGACAACAGCAATCATATTAATATTAGCAGCCAATACGGGCTATGCAGCGTTTCCGTTACTTGCAGTAAATCTAGCGACGGATAAATATATGCCTCGAATATTTACTGTTAGAGGAGATAGATTAAGTTATTCAAATGGAATTGTTATATTAGGGATTGCATCTATATTATTAATCGTTTTCTTCGGAGGTCATACAGAAAAACTTATTCCTTTATATGCAGTTGGAGTGTTTATTCCGTTTACATTATCGCAAACCGGAATGAGTAGAAAATGGTTGAAAGAGAAACCAGCTGGATGGAGAGGGAAACTAGCTATTAATTTAATCGGAGCGATTATTACTTTTACCGTTTTACTCATTCTCTTTACAACAAAGTTCTTACAAGTGTGGCCAGTACTTATCTTTCTGCCTTTTGTTGTTTTCGTGTTTCATAAAATAAACAAGCACTATCAAAATGTTGCAGAGCAATTAAGAATACCAGAGAAGCATTCTATTGTAAAAATGGAAGGAAATATCGTCATACTTCCGGTTGCTGGAATTACCAAAGTGGTAGAGAATTCTTTAGCGTATGCGGAGACAGTAGGAGATGTAGTAATTGCCGTATATGTGGCATTTGACAGAGAGAGCGAAAGACGGATGGAAGAAAAATGGAAGGGGTTTAGACCGGATATTCGGTTAGTGACCATTCATTCTCACTATCGAAGTCTTATTAGACCATTAGCGAGATTTATTGATACGATAGAGGAAAAAGCTGCTGAACAGAAGCATAATGTCACAGTTATTATCCCACAATTTATCACGAAGAAAAATTGGCATAATATCTTACACAATCAATCAAGTCTTTTGATAAAGGCACATCTTCTATATAAAAGAAATGTTATTGTTACAACTGTTCCCTATCATTTAAGAAAATAG
- a CDS encoding asparaginase — translation MKKLLLLATGGTIASVEGKEGLVPGLSAEELLQYFKNDILEVDVTCKIIMNRDSTNMQPEHWIMMANTIAEHYHEYDGFVITHGTDTLAYTSAALSYMLHGLKKPVVITGSQVPISFKQTDAKKNVMDSIRFAKEDIGGVFVVFDGRVIIGTRAVKMRTKSYDAFESINHPYVAKIEENQIHYLWKPDKQTDELVLDTRICPDVFLLKLHPGTKPEIFDFIKHAYKGVIIESFGNGGLPFEERNLLPKIAEMVNEGIAVVISTQCLEEGQDLLLYEVGRKVSQYNVILSADMNTEAIVAKLMWALGSEPSLNEIKRVMESPIAYDLSVEWES, via the coding sequence ATGAAAAAATTGCTGTTACTTGCAACTGGTGGAACAATTGCTTCAGTAGAAGGAAAGGAAGGACTTGTCCCCGGTTTGTCTGCAGAAGAGCTCCTTCAATATTTTAAAAATGATATTTTAGAAGTTGATGTAACTTGTAAAATCATTATGAATAGAGATAGTACGAATATGCAGCCAGAACATTGGATTATGATGGCTAATACCATTGCGGAACATTATCATGAATACGATGGTTTTGTAATCACGCATGGAACAGATACGTTAGCTTATACATCAGCTGCACTTTCTTATATGCTGCATGGTCTGAAAAAGCCTGTTGTTATTACTGGATCACAGGTGCCGATTAGTTTTAAACAAACAGATGCTAAGAAAAATGTCATGGATAGTATTCGCTTTGCAAAAGAAGACATTGGTGGCGTATTTGTTGTTTTTGATGGTCGAGTGATTATTGGAACTAGAGCCGTAAAAATGCGCACTAAAAGCTATGATGCATTTGAAAGCATTAACCATCCATATGTGGCCAAAATAGAAGAAAATCAAATTCATTATTTATGGAAGCCGGACAAGCAAACGGATGAATTAGTATTGGATACAAGGATCTGTCCTGATGTGTTTCTATTAAAATTGCACCCAGGAACAAAACCTGAAATCTTTGATTTTATTAAACATGCATATAAGGGTGTCATTATTGAAAGCTTTGGTAATGGAGGATTACCTTTTGAGGAGAGAAATCTCTTGCCGAAGATTGCAGAAATGGTAAACGAGGGAATTGCAGTTGTAATTTCTACACAGTGTTTAGAAGAAGGACAAGATCTCTTATTATATGAGGTGGGACGAAAGGTTTCCCAATACAATGTTATATTATCCGCAGATATGAATACAGAAGCTATTGTGGCAAAATTAATGTGGGCACTGGGTAGTGAACCATCATTAAATGAAATAAAGAGAGTAATGGAAAGTCCAATTGCCTATGATCTTTCAGTAGAATGGGAGAGTTAA
- a CDS encoding DUF1641 domain-containing protein, with amino-acid sequence MSETTAQTNAEKQLTATNQDLLDQLLKPEVQESLTTLIEQLPKLTEMVNGLSKSYDVVQSLSQDEVFKSDIVGATTEMFEPVIHSVKGMASAAIEAKDRAEESNETIGIFGLMKMLKDPQAQKMFRFLQSYLQIMSERNNK; translated from the coding sequence ATGTCAGAAACTACTGCTCAAACGAATGCTGAAAAACAACTGACTGCTACAAATCAAGACCTATTGGATCAGTTGTTAAAGCCTGAGGTACAAGAATCATTGACAACATTAATCGAGCAACTACCTAAATTAACTGAAATGGTTAATGGTTTATCTAAATCTTATGATGTTGTTCAATCACTATCACAAGATGAAGTTTTCAAGAGCGATATTGTTGGTGCGACTACTGAAATGTTCGAACCAGTAATCCATTCCGTTAAGGGGATGGCTTCAGCAGCAATCGAAGCAAAAGATCGTGCAGAAGAAAGCAATGAAACAATTGGTATTTTTGGTTTAATGAAAATGTTAAAAGACCCACAAGCACAAAAGATGTTCCGTTTTTTACAGAGCTATCTTCAAATTATGTCAGAGCGCAATAATAAATAA